A portion of the Pseudomonas protegens CHA0 genome contains these proteins:
- a CDS encoding carbohydrate kinase family protein: protein MYLVCGEALFDFFSADEAGAPASKVAFQAIAGGSPFNVAVGLRRLGVDVALLAGLSRDYLGQRLRRVLENEGVDTRYLREFDAPTTLAMVAVGADGSPHYSFRGEGCADRQLQEEHLPQLDAQVRGLHIGSFALVVQPIADTLLALVRRERGQRLISLDPNVRLNPQPDIQLWRQRIAELAGHADLIKVSDEDLAQLYPGQAPEMLIRGWLQGNARLVFLTRGSQGATVFSRGHGSWSVDAPRVEVADTVGAGDTFQAALITWLTEQGLDSPQGLEQLDREQTDALLRFAVNAAAQTCTRTGPDLPYRHQLP, encoded by the coding sequence ATGTATCTGGTGTGTGGCGAAGCGCTGTTCGACTTTTTCAGCGCGGATGAGGCCGGGGCCCCGGCCAGTAAAGTGGCGTTCCAGGCGATCGCCGGGGGCTCGCCGTTCAACGTGGCAGTGGGCCTGCGCCGCCTGGGCGTCGATGTCGCCCTGCTGGCCGGGCTGTCCCGGGACTACCTGGGCCAGCGCCTGCGGCGGGTGCTGGAAAACGAAGGCGTGGATACCCGCTACCTGCGGGAATTCGACGCCCCCACCACCCTGGCCATGGTGGCCGTGGGCGCCGATGGCTCGCCCCACTACAGCTTTCGCGGCGAGGGCTGTGCCGATCGCCAGTTGCAAGAAGAGCACCTGCCGCAGCTCGACGCACAGGTGCGCGGGCTGCATATCGGCTCGTTTGCCCTGGTGGTGCAGCCGATTGCCGATACCTTGCTGGCCCTGGTGCGCCGTGAGCGGGGGCAGCGGCTGATCAGCCTGGACCCCAACGTACGGCTCAACCCGCAGCCGGATATCCAGCTGTGGCGCCAGCGCATCGCCGAACTGGCCGGCCATGCCGACCTGATCAAGGTCAGCGACGAAGACCTGGCCCAGCTGTACCCCGGGCAGGCGCCCGAAATGCTGATCCGGGGTTGGCTGCAAGGCAATGCCCGGCTGGTGTTCCTGACCCGTGGCAGCCAGGGCGCGACGGTGTTCAGCCGTGGGCATGGCAGCTGGTCGGTGGACGCGCCCCGGGTGGAGGTTGCCGACACCGTGGGCGCCGGAGATACCTTCCAGGCTGCGCTGATCACCTGGCTGACCGAACAGGGCCTGGATTCCCCCCAGGGCCTTGAACAGCTCGATCGCGAGCAGACCGACGCCCTGCTGCGTTTCGCCGTCAACGCCGCGGCCCAGACCTGCACCCGCACCGGCCCGGACCTGCCCTACCGACATCAACTCCCGTAG
- a CDS encoding OprD family porin, translating into MRPPFPLLNPCPLLGLGAAVLCAGFAPLANAAGFFEDSSAKLESRTIYFNRDFRDGHTSTDQGASKREESAQGFILNLQSGYTEGTVGFGLDALGMLGIKLDSSPDRSNSGLLPSSGHDPRGSADQYAKLGLTAKVRVSQTVFKYGAQLPDLPLLKYNDGRLLPTMFNGAVLTSREVKDLTLTAARLNRYTARDSSDAQDIRVHCKNKRYACNTTADHFDTYGVDYKFNDRLTGQYHYAELEDIYRQHFVGLLANQPLGPGVLKGDLRLLKSADTGAERAGGIDNRALSTMLGYSVAGHVFSAGWQRMYGDNSMPYLDGSNPYLVNYVQVNDFAAIQERSWQLRYDYDFKAIGLNGLSFLTRYVSGDHIKVPGSLREGREWERDSELKYVVQSGAFKDVSLRLRNATYRSNYQKIARDMDETRLIVSYNFSLL; encoded by the coding sequence ATGCGTCCCCCTTTCCCCTTACTCAATCCGTGCCCATTGCTGGGCCTCGGCGCTGCCGTGCTGTGCGCGGGTTTTGCCCCTCTGGCCAATGCGGCGGGTTTTTTCGAAGACAGCAGCGCCAAGCTGGAATCGCGCACGATCTACTTCAACCGGGACTTTCGCGACGGCCACACCAGCACCGACCAGGGCGCATCCAAGCGTGAAGAATCGGCCCAGGGCTTTATTCTCAACCTGCAATCGGGCTACACCGAGGGCACCGTGGGTTTCGGCCTGGACGCCCTGGGCATGCTGGGGATCAAGCTCGACTCCAGCCCCGACCGCAGCAACAGCGGCCTGCTGCCCTCCAGCGGTCACGACCCGCGGGGCTCGGCGGACCAGTACGCCAAGCTGGGGTTGACCGCCAAGGTCCGGGTCTCGCAGACGGTATTCAAGTACGGCGCCCAGTTGCCGGACCTGCCACTGCTCAAGTACAACGACGGGCGCCTGCTGCCCACCATGTTCAACGGCGCGGTGCTGACTTCCCGGGAGGTCAAGGACCTGACCCTGACCGCGGCCCGCTTGAACCGCTACACCGCGCGGGACTCCAGCGATGCCCAGGACATCCGCGTGCACTGCAAGAACAAGCGCTACGCCTGCAACACCACGGCGGATCACTTCGACACCTATGGGGTGGACTACAAGTTCAACGATCGCCTGACCGGCCAGTACCACTACGCCGAGCTGGAAGACATCTACCGTCAGCATTTTGTCGGCCTGCTGGCCAACCAGCCCCTGGGGCCCGGCGTGCTCAAAGGCGACCTGCGCCTGCTCAAGAGTGCCGACACCGGCGCCGAGCGCGCCGGCGGCATCGACAACCGCGCCCTGAGCACCATGCTCGGCTACAGCGTGGCCGGGCACGTGTTCAGTGCCGGCTGGCAGCGCATGTACGGCGACAACTCCATGCCTTACCTGGATGGCAGCAACCCGTACCTGGTGAACTACGTGCAGGTCAACGACTTCGCTGCGATCCAGGAGCGTTCCTGGCAACTGCGCTATGACTATGACTTCAAGGCCATTGGCCTCAATGGCTTGAGCTTCCTGACCCGCTACGTCAGCGGCGACCACATCAAGGTCCCGGGCAGCCTGCGCGAAGGCCGCGAATGGGAGCGCGACAGCGAGCTCAAGTACGTGGTGCAGAGCGGCGCCTTCAAGGACGTGAGCCTGCGCCTGCGCAACGCCACCTACCGCAGCAACTACCAGAAGATCGCCCGCGACATGGACGAAACCCGCCTGATCGTCAGCTACAACTTCTCGCTGCTTTGA
- the xylB gene encoding xylulokinase gives MTQPALFLGLDCGTQGTKALILDSRSGTVLGRGAAPHSLISGANGCREQDPAQWLQACTSATRQALQAAGVDGRQVLGVGVCGQQHGLVLLDDQGQVLRPAKLWCDTQSSAENQRLLDWLGGTQGSLERLGLAIAPGYTVSKLLWTREQHPELFQRIAHILLPHDYLNFWLTGRCCSEYGDASGSGYFDVRRRDWDRALLAHIDPSGRLERALPPLLEAHQPVGRILAPVARQLGISADAWVASGGGDNMLGAIGTGNIQPGIITMSLGSSGTVYAYAERPLISPEPSVATFCSSSGGWLPLICTMNLTNATTLVRELLGLDLAAFNQRLEQAPIGAEGLCLLPFFNGERVPALPQAQGSLHGMTLDNLTPANLCRAVVEGTTFGLRYGLDLLRAAGLHSQSIRLIGGGAKSLLWRQMVADIMHAPVICPREAEAAALGAAIQAAWCHGRLDDPDLDLQQLCERCVRLDPGSETQPRAEHVAAYEPVYQRYRQQLASL, from the coding sequence ATGACTCAACCCGCGCTTTTTCTCGGCCTCGACTGCGGCACCCAGGGCACCAAGGCGCTGATCCTCGACAGCCGGAGCGGCACCGTCCTGGGCCGGGGCGCTGCGCCCCACAGCCTGATCAGCGGCGCCAATGGCTGCCGCGAACAGGATCCCGCGCAGTGGCTGCAAGCCTGCACCAGCGCCACCCGGCAGGCCTTGCAGGCGGCCGGGGTGGATGGCCGGCAGGTGCTCGGTGTCGGGGTTTGCGGCCAGCAGCACGGTCTGGTGCTGCTGGATGACCAGGGCCAGGTGCTGCGCCCGGCCAAGCTGTGGTGCGATACCCAAAGCAGCGCCGAAAACCAGCGCCTGCTGGACTGGCTGGGGGGCACCCAGGGCTCCCTGGAGCGCCTGGGGCTGGCCATTGCCCCGGGCTACACGGTGTCAAAACTACTCTGGACCCGGGAGCAGCACCCGGAGCTGTTCCAGCGCATTGCGCATATCCTGCTGCCCCACGACTACCTCAATTTCTGGCTGACCGGGCGCTGCTGCAGCGAGTACGGCGATGCCTCGGGCAGCGGCTATTTCGATGTGCGCAGGCGCGACTGGGACCGCGCCCTGCTGGCCCATATCGACCCCAGCGGGCGCCTGGAACGGGCCTTGCCGCCGTTGCTCGAAGCGCACCAGCCTGTGGGCCGGATCCTTGCGCCGGTCGCCCGGCAACTGGGGATCAGCGCGGATGCCTGGGTAGCCAGCGGCGGTGGCGACAACATGCTGGGGGCCATCGGCACCGGCAATATCCAGCCCGGAATCATCACCATGAGCCTGGGCTCCTCCGGCACCGTGTATGCCTACGCCGAGCGCCCGCTGATCAGCCCCGAGCCTTCGGTGGCGACCTTCTGTTCGTCCAGCGGTGGCTGGCTGCCGCTGATCTGCACCATGAACCTGACCAACGCCACCACCCTGGTGCGCGAACTGCTGGGCCTGGACCTTGCCGCTTTCAACCAGCGCCTGGAGCAGGCCCCCATCGGGGCCGAGGGGCTGTGCCTGCTGCCGTTCTTCAACGGCGAGCGAGTGCCCGCCCTGCCCCAGGCCCAGGGCAGCCTGCACGGCATGACCCTGGACAACCTGACCCCGGCCAACCTGTGCCGCGCGGTGGTGGAAGGCACCACCTTCGGTTTGCGCTACGGCCTCGACCTGTTGCGCGCAGCGGGCCTGCACAGCCAGAGCATCCGGCTGATCGGCGGCGGTGCGAAAAGTCTGCTGTGGCGACAGATGGTCGCCGATATCATGCATGCCCCGGTGATCTGCCCCCGCGAGGCCGAAGCCGCCGCATTGGGCGCGGCGATCCAGGCAGCCTGGTGCCATGGCCGGCTGGATGATCCGGACCTGGACCTGCAACAACTCTGCGAGCGCTGCGTGCGCCTCGACCCGGGCAGCGAAACCCAGCCCCGGGCCGAACACGTGGCGGCCTACGAACCGGTGTACCAGCGCTATCGACAGCAACTGGCAAGCCTTTGA
- a CDS encoding mannitol dehydrogenase family protein, with the protein MKLKRLNLSQLPPQVRVPAYTVTATRQGIAHIGVGGFHRAHQAYYTDALMNLGQGLDWSICGVGLRSEDRRARDDLAGQDYLYTLYELGDGDGHEVRVIGAISQMLLAEDDAQALIDKLASPEIRIVSLTITEGGYCIDDSTGEFMLHLPQIQHDLAHPQQPRTVFGFLCAALALRRAAGIPAFTLMSCDNLPHNGAVTRKALLAFAARRDADLHDWIERHVSFPNAMVDRITPMTSTAHRLQLHDEHGIDDAWPVVCEPFVQWVLEDKFCNGRPAWEQVGVQFTDDVTPYEEMKIKLLNGSHLALTYLGFLKGYRFVHETMNDPLFVAYMRAYMDLDVTPQLAPVPGIDLAAYKDTLVQRFSNQAIADQLERVCSDGSSKFPKFTVPTINRLIADGRDTERAALVVAAWALYLKGVDENGLSYRVPDPRAEFCQALVADDTLLTQRLLAVEEIFGSAIPHSSAFVDAFERCFNSLREHGVSKTLERLLARPV; encoded by the coding sequence ATGAAACTCAAACGCTTGAACCTCAGCCAACTGCCGCCCCAGGTACGGGTACCCGCCTACACCGTCACCGCCACCCGCCAGGGCATCGCGCACATTGGCGTCGGCGGCTTTCACCGGGCCCACCAGGCCTATTACACCGATGCCCTGATGAACCTGGGCCAGGGCCTGGACTGGAGCATCTGCGGGGTCGGCCTGCGCTCCGAAGACCGCCGCGCGCGGGACGATCTGGCCGGCCAGGACTACCTCTACACCCTGTACGAGCTGGGCGATGGCGACGGCCACGAGGTGCGGGTGATCGGCGCCATCAGCCAGATGCTGCTGGCCGAGGACGACGCCCAGGCGCTGATCGACAAGCTGGCCAGCCCGGAGATCCGCATCGTCTCCCTGACCATCACCGAGGGCGGCTACTGCATCGACGACAGCACGGGCGAGTTCATGCTGCACCTGCCGCAGATCCAGCACGACCTGGCCCATCCGCAACAGCCGCGCACGGTATTCGGCTTTCTCTGCGCGGCCCTGGCCCTGCGCCGGGCCGCGGGGATCCCGGCCTTTACCCTGATGTCCTGTGACAACCTGCCCCACAACGGCGCGGTGACCCGCAAGGCGCTGCTGGCCTTCGCCGCCCGCCGCGACGCCGACCTGCATGACTGGATCGAGCGCCACGTGAGCTTTCCCAACGCCATGGTCGACCGCATCACCCCCATGACCAGCACCGCCCACCGCCTGCAACTGCACGATGAGCACGGCATCGACGATGCCTGGCCGGTCGTCTGCGAGCCCTTTGTGCAGTGGGTCCTGGAAGACAAGTTCTGCAATGGCCGGCCGGCCTGGGAACAGGTCGGCGTGCAGTTCACCGACGACGTCACGCCCTATGAAGAGATGAAGATCAAGCTGCTCAACGGCAGCCACCTGGCCCTGACCTACCTGGGCTTTCTCAAGGGCTACCGCTTCGTCCACGAAACCATGAACGACCCGCTGTTCGTCGCCTACATGCGCGCCTACATGGACCTGGACGTAACCCCGCAACTGGCGCCGGTACCGGGCATCGACCTGGCGGCCTACAAGGACACCCTGGTCCAGCGCTTCTCCAACCAGGCGATCGCCGACCAGCTAGAGCGGGTGTGCAGCGACGGTTCGTCGAAGTTTCCCAAGTTCACCGTGCCTACCATCAACCGGCTGATCGCCGATGGCCGTGATACCGAGCGTGCGGCCCTGGTGGTGGCGGCCTGGGCCCTGTACCTCAAGGGCGTGGACGAGAATGGCCTGAGCTACCGGGTTCCCGACCCGCGGGCCGAGTTCTGCCAGGCCCTGGTGGCCGACGATACCTTGCTGACCCAACGTTTGCTGGCGGTGGAAGAAATCTTCGGCTCGGCGATTCCCCATTCCAGCGCGTTTGTCGATGCTTTCGAGCGCTGCTTCAACAGCTTGCGCGAACATGGCGTGAGCAAGACGCTGGAACGGTTGTTGGCCAGGCCCGTGTAG